The nucleotide sequence ATCTGTCCCCAGAATAGGAAGCCCGGTAAAAGATTCTCCCTTTAGAAGTGCCGTATCCACAATACCGATCACTTCATATTTCCCTTGTTGCTCGATGATATCAAGCGTATAACGGGTATGATCGGAGGCGCCAAAAACAAGTATTTTTTCTTTGGACATAATAGCATTTTATTTAATAGCCACATTTTGTTTACTTTCCGGCAGCCACCTGCTAATCGATCTTCTGTTGGCTTCGTATTCGTCGTAATCAAAGGCAAGGCGTTTCAATTTTCTAAAGTATTCCTTGGCTGCTTCCTTTTGTTCAAATGAACCGAAAAGTATCTTAAAAATACTTTTTATAAAGGGGAGTCCCATATTTCGAATAAATTGAGCTCTAAACGTATGTCTTGTAACTCTTCTGTGTTCTAACTGGTCCAAATAAGAGCTTACAACAAAGTTTGATTCTGACATGGCTTCGCGAATTCTGCTAACATAATTTAAATTCATTCGACCCGTGGGCATAAAATGAATAAATTTTAATCGTTCATCATACCAAATCCTGTATCCCAAGAGCCTTAGTGCATAACAATATTCAGTATCTCCTCCTGAGCTCAACTTATCGCCCTTTCTACAAGTGAGTAATGGAGTAAAGCCTAAAGCATTTAGTTCTTGCCAGTGTTTTTTTCTTATTACCATTCCGGCACCATAAAGGCAGCCCTTTTTCTCAGTAATATCTCCACTTCTTGAACCCTGTTTAGAAACTGCAAAATAGCGCCCGTATTTTTGAAACCAATCCGGTCTTTCATTTTCGAAAGCAGCCTCACACCATCCACCCAGTGCTCCTATTTTCGCATTCGACATCATGATATCGTAAGCGATCTGTACGTAGTCTTTTATCAACCAATTATCATCATCACAAATAAGTAGCAAATCATATCGTGCCATGGCATAACCCATTTCCTGAGCATACGACTTTCCGGGTACAGGCTGAAAAGCTGTTCTAAACGAAATAGAAGCTACCCCGTGCTGCTCCCACCATTTTTCGGCATATTCTTTGGTCCCGTCTGTTGATGCATTATCGACTAAGACGATCTCGAGTGGACAGGAAAATTCCTGCTTTGTAAGGTGGTTTAAGGTTTTATCGAGCCTCGTCTTCCCGTTATAGGTGCAAATTATAATCGAAATACCCGGGCCAACCGAACTATATGTATTTTGATCATCCATAAATAAGAACCTTTAATGCTCTTTTAATATAGCGCAAAGACCTGTACGGCCTACTACTTTGCATTTTCTTTTTAAAGCTCTTTGGCTTTGGCGATTCCGGTTTCTTCCCAAAGTGATACAGTAACTGCTTTAGTGTGTTATAGCCGTTCTTTAAAAGGTCTTCTTTGTACTCATTAAAAACCGGTGCTATATCGGGTCTGTTATTGAGATCGAAGTTTTCATTATAGGAAGCGATGACCGGCAACTGCTCTATTTTAAAGTGACTGAAATGAAAAAATCGTAACGGAACTTCTGTTGTATTAACAGTATAACTATTGGCGTGGGATAACAAGTGGCGTTCGTGTAAATTCCAGTTTGCCATATTGTATCCAAGGTGTCTTTCAATATGTACTCTATCTATAAATGCCGGTGCGAACCCCAACCAAATCTGATCGAAAAAATAGCCCTTTTTTAGATCGTGGAAACCATATTTCTGAACGCGTTTATCCCACCATTTTACAAATAGTTGTGTTGCCTCACTTTTTTTCAAAGCTAAGAAACCGAGATTATAAATTCCGGTTCGCATAATATCTTTATCTAACGGGTGTCCTA is from Constantimarinum furrinae and encodes:
- a CDS encoding glycosyl transferase, with amino-acid sequence MKITAFTICANNYLAHAKTLAISFKRFHPEVEFVIAILDKPDSTIQYDMLGADTIIWVHELFPDMVDTLKDTYSIAELCTVVKPQLFQYFFKIGFEAVLYIDPDIKVYSHFDEVISSLENSEVVLTPHICSPTGEVGHPLDKDIMRTGIYNLGFLALKKSEATQLFVKWWDKRVQKYGFHDLKKGYFFDQIWLGFAPAFIDRVHIERHLGYNMANWNLHERHLLSHANSYTVNTTEVPLRFFHFSHFKIEQLPVIASYNENFDLNNRPDIAPVFNEYKEDLLKNGYNTLKQLLYHFGKKPESPKPKSFKKKMQSSRPYRSLRYIKRALKVLIYG
- a CDS encoding glycosyltransferase; amino-acid sequence: MDDQNTYSSVGPGISIIICTYNGKTRLDKTLNHLTKQEFSCPLEIVLVDNASTDGTKEYAEKWWEQHGVASISFRTAFQPVPGKSYAQEMGYAMARYDLLLICDDDNWLIKDYVQIAYDIMMSNAKIGALGGWCEAAFENERPDWFQKYGRYFAVSKQGSRSGDITEKKGCLYGAGMVIRKKHWQELNALGFTPLLTCRKGDKLSSGGDTEYCYALRLLGYRIWYDERLKFIHFMPTGRMNLNYVSRIREAMSESNFVVSSYLDQLEHRRVTRHTFRAQFIRNMGLPFIKSIFKILFGSFEQKEAAKEYFRKLKRLAFDYDEYEANRRSISRWLPESKQNVAIK